The following DNA comes from Cellulophaga sp. HaHa_2_95.
GCCTACTTGATGACCTCCTGCTCCTAATCCTTTTTGGCTACTTAGTTTTCTATAAATTCCTTCTTTATTGCGATACCAACCCTTTTGCAAATTCTATATTGCTACCGGTTCTCCATGGTGTTAAATTTCCAATATTACGTGCTCCAAGCGCCCCTGCTGTTTTACCTGTTATTGAGACTCCCTTTTTAACAGTGGCATAAAAAGGATCTTCCCAGTACATATATCTTGAAGGTAAAGCGGGAGATGTTTGCTCGCTACCCATTTTATCGCCGGTATAAGAATAATCAAATCCCTTTGTAAAAACATTTTTATGAAACGTTCAATACACGCTCGTATTATTAATATCAACCTAAAATACGTCACATATTGCCTACAATATAAATTATTTTACGAAAAAAGGCAACTACATGCCTGCAGTTGCCTTTTCTAATCATCAAAAAAAGGAAGCACCTTATGAGTACTTCCTTCTTTTGAAATTATACCTCTTCTGTACTTTCGATATACTTCTTATCACGTGTGTTTTTTTGTACTGCAATAGCTGCAAATAAACTTAAGGTGAATGACATTCCGTAAAATCCTTTTTCACTCAATTCTAAATCGGCATTCCATAAACCAATAACCAGTAAGGTTATAGATGCTAACGCAGCAAACCAGCTTATTCCATAGTACATATCTGTTACCCCTGTACCTTCTAATCGGTCTCGAACATTTTTTTGTACGGATACTGCAGAAAACAATCCGAACAATAAAATGGTTAAATAGTAACCTTTTTCATTCAATAGCATAGCTGCATTGGACAATCCTACACAGAAAGCAAGCATACCTGCTACTAGTGCCACCCATGATGCGCCAATAAAGGCAGGAGTAGGTTTGTTATCAAATTCTTTCTGAATTTTTTTCTTTTTACTTTTTTCTTCGTTGGTATCACTACTAAAATTGTAATTCATAATAATTGATTTTTGATGATTAATTATTTTGTTGATTTAGTTTGTTTCAACGGTACAAAGATGAGGAGCCTTCCGTGTTTTAAAAAGTCTACTTAATGTAATTACTGACGATATAAATTGCAATAAAAAATAGATTACTCCTGTATTTAGTATATTTATGGCATTTATACCTTACGATATAATGAATATAAATACAAGCTTAATAGCAACATTAACCACCGAAGAGCAAAAAGCCTTTGTTACCCGGCTACATCAAAAGAACAAAAGACACGATACCAAAAACGTGGCTTTATTTAAAATACTAGCAAAAAACCCCAATGCTGAACATATTGATGTGCTCCTTTATGGTAAAAAGTCTAAAGGCGCCTACCACGCCTTGAGCAAACGCCTGTTCGATGGTTTAATAGATTTCATAGCGACTAAAAGTTTTGAAGGAGAACAATCTGAAGAAATGGAAATTATTAAGCTTTTGCTTACGAGTAGAATACTTTTTGAGCAAAAAGCGTATAAGGTTGCTTTAAAAATCGTGAAAAAGGCAGAAATAAAAGCGAAACAGCATGAACTCTATGGGATATTAAACGAGATATACTACACCCGTATACAATATGCGCATTTGGATAGAAAAATTGATTTAGAAACGCTAATTACAAAGTTCAAGACCAACAAACTCCTATTTCAACAAGAAGAAAACTTAAACCTTTTCTACGCAACCATTAAAAACGAATTGGTCACAAAAAATAAGAATGTTACCCAAACTATAGCAAGCACCTTATCTCAGTTTGATATTTCAATTGAAAATGGCTTAAGCTATCGGTCTTTATATAAAATTGTAGCGATTAATAACGAGGCAGCTCATATTACCCGTGATTTTTACACCCTACTTCCTTTTATAGAAAAAGTAAATAAAGAGATAGAACACAAACAAAATCTTTCTGAAAAACATTTATTCTATCACATTCAAATATTGTATTATATCGCCAATTCACACTTTAGAAATAAAGACTTTGAGCAGTCTAGGAAGTACCTGGAGCGGATGGAGACAGAAATGAAAAAACAGAACAATTGCTACTACCAACGTTTCACACCTCAATACACTTTGTTGCTGGTCTTAAACTTAAACTACTCCGGAAGGTATGAAAAAGCATTAAGGTGTTTAGAACAATTTGATTTTGAAAAACACAAACAGCAGATTGCTTATGTCATGGATTTAAAACTAACAGCTGTAGTTCTCCTATTTCAGCAAAATAGATGTAAAGAAGCGTTACAAATTTTCAAAGAATCGCGGCATAGCGATACTTGGTACGCAGAGAAAGGGGGAGAAATTTGGGTGGTGAAAAAGAACCTAACTGAAATAATGCTTTATATGGAAATGGAGCATTTGGATTTGGTGGAATCTAGAATAAAAAGTTTCCGTAAAAAATATAGCAAACGGTTAAAGGAAAACAACGAACAAAGAGTTTTAGAATTCTTGAGTTTAGCAACTCATTATTTTTATCATAAAGAAACGATCAATCAAAATCAATTTATGTTGAAAGTGAAAAAATCATTACTGACCTCACGGGAAGAAAAAGAGGATTTGTTTGTATTAAGTTTTTATGCGTGGTTAAAATCAAAAATTATGAAAACCGATCTGTATAAAACTACCTTGGAAATTATGGAACAAAAAAATGATAAGTAGTAAACTATTTTTAAAATCTCTCTAAGGCTCCAATAAATTAATATTGGGAAAAAAATATTATCAAGATTGACAAACTTTCAGTTCAATATTTTCGTGAAATTCAAAAATGAACCTTGAAAAAATAACTATAAGTTTTGTCTATTTTAAAATTAAAAGCAATCAAGGGTTTCGATTAAAAACAGCTGATTTTAAATAGGCTCTGACTTGATTTTGAAAAATAAACAACTACTTACTCGACCCAAAGGTAAAAACCCTCTCAAAAGAGCTTAAAATGATTTTTTAGGCTTTTTTAAGACATATATTAGAGAAGAATACTCCTTAGTCCTCCACGCTTTCATATTTGAACGTAAACCAACAAAAAAAGCCGTTAAAAAGTTTTGCTTACCAGATTTATATTTTTCTGATAATAGGGAAACATAAAATGCATCAAACACCATAGGATAGATTTTTGAGACTTTTAAATTCTCTTTTGAAAATAGTTTAGTAATTGACGATTTAGAAAAATGCCAAAGATGTCTTGGCACATCAAAAGCAGCCCAATGCTCTTTATAATATTTTGCATCGAAAGATTTATAATTAGGAACAGCAATAACTAAAATTCCATTTTCTGATAACAACTTAGATAATCTAGTTACTTGATCGGTTAAATTGGGTACATGTTCCAAAACATGCCAAAGTGTAATAACATCAAATTTTTCATTAGAGAAATCTTCCAATGCTATTTTTAGATCTAAGCCTTTTTCTGAAGCTTTAAGACGCGCCTTTTTATTTGGCTCTACTCCAACTACATTCCAACCTTTTTCTTTTGCAACAATCAAAAAATCTCCAGTACCTGCTCCAACATCTAAAAGGCGTTTTCCTTTTGCATGCTTACCCACAACTTTAAGTTTGTTCTTGAGATTAATCTTTTTTACCCTTTGATAGATTTTATCAACCAAAGAAACATTAGCGTCGGTATGAGAAATATAAACTTCACTGTCATAATACGAATCCAAAACTTGCGGTTCTGGTTTTGTAACTAACATCTCTAATTCCTGATCTAGAAATAATTCAAAGGTTTCCTGACTAACAGAATAGTCTTTAGTTTTTAAATAAAACTTCATTATAATTGTGGGTCGCTAAATATTCATCTTTAAGTTGACGAAGATACTTCAAAACTGAAGTACGTGAAAAAGAATTTTCTATCAAACAATCTTTTTCCAAATCACTATAAACTTCTATAGCAATATAATAATTGCCCGTACGAGATATCCCATCAGGATTTGAAAAAATAGGATTGACTTCTTCCATGCCTAAAGATTTATTTAAAAGAACATCTAAAGCAATTGGCACCAACTGAAAAGATTTATCTTGAATCTCAATTTCATAAGTTGAGAAGAAAAATTGTTTCTCTTCCAATTGAAACGGAACGTCGTCATATACGATAGAATCATTTAACTGAAATTTTGTATTTACATAATTATAAAACTCACCTCCCTCTTTCGGATCTTCAAAAATAAACATCTGTCGTTTTGATAAAGACCGCTTAAATTTTTTTCCTTTAGAAACTTTATAATCATCAATTCTTGGAGCAATCCGGATTGGAACACACGATGAAAAAACCAAGAAAGTAATTAAGACAGCAAACAACTTATTCATATTAGTATCCATTAAAAATTCCTAAAAAGGGCCACAACAATTATTCCAATATGAATCACCTACAACAAATATCAGAACGGTCACAACATTTATTTGCACAACATCTTTAATTAAATTAAGAGACAAAGCGCATGAACTAAACACAGAATTACAGAAGTATTCAAATTGTTCCACGTGGAACAATTTGAATATTGCGACAGCCATCCAAAAAAATAAACAACAAATATGAGACAAACTCAGTTTCGAGTAGCAAGATACAATGCAACCTAAAGAAAGAATGATTGAAATTAAAATGTCAACAAAAGACAGTACACTTTACCCCCAATCTATTCCAATAAAATCTCAAACTAACAGACCACTAAATTATTTCACACCGTATAATTAAGACAAATGAGCAGAAGAAATTCACTAAGACATCTAAGCCCATAATAAGATATATGTCTTGTATTTTAATCATCAATCAAACTACATAATCTCCTATTTTGAGTACAGATAAAACAGTGCATTATACTCCTTGAAAAAAACAGAACAGAAATATATAGCACATAGCTTAAAAAGAAAAGCCTCTAAATTAAAATTTTAGAGGCTTTCAAAAGATACGTGATGACCAACATTGTTACCTTCCCAAGAAGACCAATAACACACTAATATCACTTGGTGAAACTCCGCTAATTCTAGAAGCTTGCGAAATAGAAACCGGTTGAATCTTTGTTAACTTCTGTCTGGCTTCTGTAGACAGGGACTTTAATTTAGTATAATCAAAATTAGCAGGAATCTTCACATTCTCTAAACGATGTAATTTATCTGCATTATTTTTTTCTTTAGCTATGTACCCAGAATATTTTACTTGTACTTCAGCCTGTTCTAAAACCTCTCTATTCAAATTGTTTTCAGTTACAAAATTAGCTACTGCATCTATAGACATCATATGGTCCATGGTAACATTTGGCCTTGAAAACGCTTTAAACATTTTAAAGGATTGATCTACCACTGCCGAATTTACACGTTCAAAAATCGGATTAATTTGATCTGGAAGCACACTCGTATCCTTAAAGAACTGCACAAATTTTTCAGACTTTTCTAGCTTGTCCTCCATTCTTCTCAATCGATCTTCACGAGCCAAACCTATTTCATATCCTCGAGGAGTCAAACGCAAATCCGCATTATCTTGACGCAATAAGGTTCTATATTCTGCTCTAGAAGTAAACATACGATATGGCTCTTCTGTACCTTTTGTAATTAAATCATCAATTAAAACTCCAATATAAGCCTCATCTCTTTTAAGGATAAAATCTTCTTTTTCATTAATTTTTTGGTGCGCATTTATACCCGCCATAAGACCTTGAGATGCTGCTTCCTCATAACCAGTAGTACCGTTTATTTGTCCTGCGAAGTATAAATTAGAAACCAATTTAGTTTCTAAAG
Coding sequences within:
- the yiaA gene encoding inner membrane protein YiaA, encoding MNYNFSSDTNEEKSKKKKIQKEFDNKPTPAFIGASWVALVAGMLAFCVGLSNAAMLLNEKGYYLTILLFGLFSAVSVQKNVRDRLEGTGVTDMYYGISWFAALASITLLVIGLWNADLELSEKGFYGMSFTLSLFAAIAVQKNTRDKKYIESTEEV
- a CDS encoding class I SAM-dependent methyltransferase, with translation MKFYLKTKDYSVSQETFELFLDQELEMLVTKPEPQVLDSYYDSEVYISHTDANVSLVDKIYQRVKKINLKNKLKVVGKHAKGKRLLDVGAGTGDFLIVAKEKGWNVVGVEPNKKARLKASEKGLDLKIALEDFSNEKFDVITLWHVLEHVPNLTDQVTRLSKLLSENGILVIAVPNYKSFDAKYYKEHWAAFDVPRHLWHFSKSSITKLFSKENLKVSKIYPMVFDAFYVSLLSEKYKSGKQNFLTAFFVGLRSNMKAWRTKEYSSLIYVLKKPKKSF